From a single Phragmites australis chromosome 7, lpPhrAust1.1, whole genome shotgun sequence genomic region:
- the LOC133925011 gene encoding disease resistance protein RGA2-like isoform X2, translated as MTVREAVVEAAIGWLVESVMNLFTEKLVAWTHKVGLADDVEELKSAMRYVQMVLAAANGRKMENEPLAQSLSDLKGLLYDAEDVLDELDYYRLKEEVTSDNTATSSVWWFSSIIKQFGSTIIDKCGNFVSTGNSSRKRKREDDHKIAAYTQLGNKSNTEGGTAIAAYTYLENKYEFSRRIQLIAGKLRDVGHDVSRTLKIDVSNFVVTSSLSQSTPQDTRLTSSYLVEPKVYGRHSEMESILKLMASNRSNGITVLPIVGIGGIGKTTLAQLVYNDPIVTNQLQIKIWVCVSDNFNVVRLTREMLDCVSKQRQAETSNLNRLQEDLEKHMKSRRFLIVLDDVWDDMNEHSWNKLLAPLKRNEAMGNMILVTTRKLPVAEMTRTVEPIMLGALEGDDFWLLFESYAFGDQQYQDQRLYNIGKQIAQDLRGNPLAAKTVGALLRRDINFAYWTKIRKSEEWKSLQESEGIMSTLKLSYDCLPGHLQHCFRYCCLFPKDYQFDGADLVRIWISQGFVDGSRTSKSLEDTGNDYLADLVDSGFFQKIGRDWHSPECFVMHDLMHDLAWKVSRAELGTIDGRGCEEILPTVRHVSIVTDCTFSHENIKKKLRQIKSVRKLRSLLLIGHYDPSFFEDFQNMFKQAENLRLLRISATYADFVSFLHNLEYCTHLRYLKLYNKGSGEALPISLSKFYHLEVLDAGHPTIVRGMNDLISMRYLLVTKGARSSVTSVSKMSNHQDVQNFTDQNSSCSEIIQLQAMNKLVQLGVFQLENVSGAEAYGAKLRDKQHLQKLHLSWKDTLSQDESASDTSFEPSVDTKSEEESLAMDDSDPGSEPFMDIETEEDSSPMDDINNDQSSEHFIDTSREVLEGLEPHHNLKHLQISGYSGATSPAWLGTSVSCLQTLHLEDCGEWQMLPSLGRLLFLTKLKLRNMQKVTEAMIPSLEELVLIEMPKLERCSCNSVRDLNSSLRILNIQRCSELKVFPLFESCEKHKIEKKSWLSHLRELTFLDCPHLTISNPLPPSSSICKLSVARVSTVPSMEGSSNGKLIIGGISFDKDSDGLTNLDDKIVSFHNLRALTRLQIGQCPNLLSISLEGFRQLISLKSLEIDYCGKLFSSVVVPEHTHEYMADANFIALPSLKHLRINSCGITVKWLAVILKHVMALEELHLENLNISGLLIEGKESGLSHLTSAPRASSPGNRDDAMTSSTPDGLLRVPSKIIPSLKKMSIRYCRNLTFQMSKEGFAGFTSLEELTVWECPRLISSLVHKDENNDQGTGRWLLPHSLGKLEINHSTEILQPCFEENHTCLKKLQIWGSPSLKCLQLDSCTALEEMTIGGCGSLTALEGLQSLGSLRYLIVCRCPGLPPCLEHLSRGYELCPRLERLQIDDYSFLTESFCKHLTSLQRLELDTFLIEVTKLTDEQERALQLLTSLQELQFVYCTKLADLPVGLHSLPSLKSLEIFGCRNISRLPEKGLPPSLEELEIRGCSLNLTEQCRILASKLKVRIDGEYVH; from the exons ATGACGGTGAGAGAAGCTGTGGTGGAAGCTGCGATCGGATGGCTGGTGGAAAGCGTCATGAACCTCTTCACTGAAAAGTTGGTTGCATGGACTCACAAAGTTGGGCTTGCCGACGATGTGGAGGAGCTCAAGTCAGCCATGAGGTATGTCCAGATGGTGCTTGCTGCTGCCAACGGGAGGAAGATGGAGAACGAGCCGCTGGCTCAGTCTCTGAGTGATCTCAAGGGGCTGCTGTACGACGCCGAGGACGTGTTGGACGAGCTCGACTACTACCGCCTCAAAGAAGAGGTCACAAGTG ATAATACTGCAACTTCATCCGTGTGGTGGTTTAGCTCCATTATTAAACAATTTGGAAGCACTATAATCGACAAATGTGGTAACTTTGTCTCCACGGGCAACTCGagtagaaaaaggaaaagagaagatgACCACAAGATTGCTGCCTACACGCAACTGGGAAACAAGA GCAATACTGAGGGCGGTACAGCTATTGCTGCCTACACATACCTTGAAAACAAGTATGAGTTTTCTCGTAGGATACAACTCATTGCTGGTAAACTACGAGATGTTGGCCATGATGTCAGTCGCACTCTCAAAATAGATGTATCGAACTTCGTTGTAACTTCAAGTTTGAGTCAGAGTACACCCCAGGACACACGTCTAACATCATCATATCTTGTTGAGCCCAAAGTGTACGGGAGGCATTCAGAGATGGAATCCATCCTAAAGCTAATGGCAAGTAACAGATCCAATGGCATAACTGTCCTACCGATTGTTGGCATAGGAGGCATTGGGAAGACAACTCTAGCCCAGCTTGTGTACAATGATCCGATAGTTACAAATCAGCTTCAGATAAAGATATGGGTTTGCGTGTCTGATAACTTTAATGTGGTTAGGCTGACAAGGGAGATGTTAGACTGTGTCTCTAAACAAAGGCAAGCAGAAACAAGCAACTTGAACAGGCTTCAGGAGGATCTAGAGAAACACATGAAATCTAGGAGGTTtctaattgtcttggatgatgtCTGGGATGACATGAACGAACACTCTTGGAACAAACTATTAGCTCCTTTGAAACGTAACGAGGCAATGGGTAATATGATACTTGTGACAACTCGAAAATTGCCTGTTGCAGAAATGACAAGGACAGTTGAACCAATCATGTTAGGTGCTTTGGAAGGGGATGATTTCTGGCTACTATTTGAATCATATGCATTTGGTGATCAACAATATCAAGATCAAAGGTTGTACAATATTGGGAAGCAAATAGCTCAAGATTTGAGGGGGAACCCATTAGCAGCGAAAACTGTAGGTGCGCTATTAAGAAGGGATATTAACTTTGCTTATTGGACTAAGATTCGAAAAAGTGAAGAATGGAAATCCCTACAAGAAAGCGAAGGCATCATGTCTACTTTAAAGCTGAGCTACGATTGCCTACCAGGCCACTTGCAGCATTGCTTCAGGTATTGTTGTCTGTTCCCTAAGGATTATCAGTTTGATGGAGCAGACTTAGTCAGAATTTGGATTTCACAAGGATTTGTGGATGGTAGCCGTACCAGTAAAAGTCTAGAAGACACAGGGAATGACTATTTGGCTGATTTGGTGGACTCGGGCTTCTTTCAGAAAATTGGAAGGGACTGGCATTCTCCGGAATGCTTTGTCATGCATGATCTTATGCATGATTTAGCATGGAAGGTTTCAAGAGCTGAATTAGGGACTATAGATGGCAGGGGCTGTGAAGAAATCTTACCAACTGTGCGCCATGTATCAATAGTTACCGATTGTACATTTTCtcatgaaaatattaaaaaaaaactgcgGCAAATTAAATCTGTGAGAAAGCTGAGGTCCTTGTTGTTAATTGGCCATTATGACCCCTCTTTTTTCGAAGACTTCCAGAATATGTTCAAACAAGCAGAAAATTTACGTTTGCTGCGAATCTCTGCAACTTATGctgattttgtttcttttctgcACAATTTGGAATATTGTACCCATCTTCGCTACCTAAAACTTTATAACAAAGGGAGCGGTGAAGCTTTGCCTATATCTCTGAGCAAGTTTTACCATCTTGAAGTATTAGATGCTGGACACCCAACTATAGTTCGTGGTATGAATGATCTTATCAGCATGAGGTATCTTCTTGTGACAAAGGGAGCACGCTCTTCTGTTACTAGTGTTAGTAAAATGAGCAATCATCAGGATGTGCAGAATTTCACAGATCAAAATTCTAGCTGCTCTGAGATAATACAACTTCAAGCCATGAACAAGCTTGTACAACTTGGTGTGTTTCAACTCGAAAATGTAAGTGGAGCCGAGGCTTATGGGGCAAAACTGAGAGATAAACAACACTTGCAAAAGCTGCACTTGTCTTGGAAGGATACTTTGTCACAGGATGAGTCTGCTAGTGACACGAGCTTTGAACCTTCTGTGGACACAAAATCAGAAGAGGAGAGCCTTGCAATGGATGATAGTGATCCAGGTTCTGAACCTTTTATGGACATAGAAACAGAAGAGGACAGCTCGCCAATGGATGATATTAACAATGACCAAAGTTCTGAACATTTTATAGACACATCAAGAGAGGTGCTTGAGGGTCTTGAACCACATCACAACCTAAAGCATCTACAGATTTCTGGGTACAGCGGTGCTACCTCCCCAGCTTGGCTTGGTACTTCAGTTTCCTGTTTGCAGACGCTTCATCTCGAGGATTGTGGAGAATGGCAAATGCTTCCATCTCTGGGAAGGCTATTGTTTCTTACAAAGCTGAAGTTAAGGAATATGCAGAAAGTAACAGAAGCAATGATTCCTTCACTGGAGGAGCTGGTGCTGATTGAAATGCCAAAGTTGGAGAGATGTTCCTGCAATTCTGTGAGGGATTTGAACTCTAGTTTAAGGATACTGAATATCCAGAGATGCAGTGAACTGAAGGTCTTTCCTCTTTTTGAGAGCTGCGAGAAACACAAAATCGAGAAGAAGTCATGGTTGTCCCATCTTAGAGAGCTTACCTTCCTTGATTGTCCTCATTTAACGATATCAAATCCTCTACCaccttcaagtagcatctgtaAACTATCCGTTGCAAGAGTTTCAACAGTTCCATCAATGGAGGGATCATCCAACGGAAAATTGATAATTGGAGGGATTTCTTTTGATAAGGATTCCGATGGGCTGACAAACCTGGACGACAAAATTGTGTCATTCCATAATCTGAGGGCCCTAACTCGCTTGCAGATAGGACAGTGCCCAAATCTATTGTCTATTTCACTCGAAGGTTTCAGGCAACTCATCAGCTTAAAGAGTTTGGAAATAGACTACTGCGGAAAACTTTTCTCTTCAGTTGTTGTACCAGAGCATACCCATGAATACATGGCAGACGCAAATTTCATTGCCCTCCCATCTCTCAAGCATCTCAGGATTAATTCATGTGGAATAACTGTGAAGTGGCTAGCTGTGATATTGAAACATGTGATGGCCCTAGAGGAGTTGCATTTAGAGAATCTGAATATATCAGGGCTATTGATAGAAGGGAAAGAGAGTGGTTTATCACATCTCACCTCAGCTCCACGGGCTTCATCACCAGGAAATCGAGATGACGCAATGACAAGCTCAACTCCAGACGGGCTGCTGCGTGTTCCATCAAAAATCATCCCCTCTCTCAAGAAAATGTCTATACGGTATTGCCGCAACCTAACATTTCAGATGAGCAAGGAAGGCTTCGCTGGATTCACCTCACTTGAGGAGCTAACAGTTTGGGAATGCCCCAGGCTGATATCGTCTTTGGTGCATAAAGACGAAAACAATGACCAGGGAACCGGAAGATGGCTTCTCCCGCACTCACTTGGCAAACTTGAGATCAACCATTCCACAGAAATTCTGCAGCCCTGCTTCGAGGAGAACCACACCTGCCTCAAAAAACTACAAATATGGGGCAGCCCAAGTTTGAAATGTCTACAGCTGGATTCCTGCACAGCACTGGAAGAGATGACGATTGGTGGTTGTGGATCGCTCACTGCGCTAGAGGGCTTGCAATCCCTCGGCAGTCTCAGATATTTGATAGTATGCCGCTGCCCTGGTTTACCTCCGTGTTTGGAGCATCTGTCAAGGGGCTATGAGCTGTGCCCTCGACTGGAAAGGCTTCAGATCGATGACTACTCTTTCCTTACCGAGTCATTCTGCAAGCACCTCACCTCCCTCCAACGCCTAGAACTTGACACTTTTCTGATTGAAGTGACGAAACTAACGGATGAGCAAGAGAGAGCGCTTCAGCTCCTCACGTCCCTGCAAGAGCTCCAATTTGTGTATTGCACCAAACTCGCAGATCTTCCTGTGGGTCTGCACAGCCTTCCCTCCCTCAAGAGTTTGGAGATATTCGGTTGCCGGAATATCTCAAGGCTGCCGGAAAAGGGCCTCCCACCTTCCCTCGAAGAGCTGGAGATCAGAGGTTGCAGTTTGAATCTAACCGAGCAATGCAGGATACTAGCGAGTAAGCTAAAGGTCAGAATTGATGGTGAATATGTGCATTGA
- the LOC133925017 gene encoding transcription factor GTE2-like — protein MKMRKPKAREPNKREMSLEEKDMLRLGLESLPEEKMHNVLQIVRKRNSNPEMLGDEIELDIDEMDVETQWELDRFVTNCSKALKKSQRAAMTNGGIADITDAVVAEDSMVPVNGTVPTLVDNDDAESENPVKSTPMAEQVDEYIDIGDEMPTATYQSMEIEKDAEVASGSGGSGSGSSSTGSESGSSGDSASGAGNAHSLV, from the exons ATGAAGATGCGGAAGCCGAAGGCGAGGGAGCCTAACAAGAGGGAGATGAGCCTGGAGGAGAAGGACATGCTGAGGCTGGGGCTAGAGAGCTTGCCCGAAGAGAAGATGCATAATGTGCTGCAGATTGTACGGAAGAGGAACAGCAATCCAGAGATGCTTGGGGATGAGATTGAGCTGGATATTGATGAGATGGATGTCGAGACACAGTGGGAGCTTGATCGATTCGTCACCAACTGCAGCAAAGCGCTCAAGAAGAGTCAACGGGCTGCGATGACGAATGGTGGCATTGCTGATATAACCGATGCAGTTGTGGCTGAGGACAGTATGGTGCCAGTGAATGGCACTGTGCCTACATTGGTTGACAATGATGATGCG GAGAGTGAGAACCCTGTGAAGAGTACCCCAATGGCTGAGCAGGTGGATGAGTATATAGATATTGGAGATGAGATGCCAACAGCCACTTACCAATCAATGGAGATTGAGAAGGATGCTGAGGTTGCCAGTGGCTCTGGTGGTTCCGGCAGCGGCTCCTCGTCCACTG GGTCTGAGTCGGGGAGCTCAGGGGACAGTGCCTCGGGAGCTGGCAATGCTCATTCTTTGGTGTAG
- the LOC133925011 gene encoding disease resistance protein RGA2-like isoform X1, which produces MTVREAVVEAAIGWLVESVMNLFTEKLVAWTHKVGLADDVEELKSAMRYVQMVLAAANGRKMENEPLAQSLSDLKGLLYDAEDVLDELDYYRLKEEVTSDNTATSSVWWFSSIIKQFGSTIIDKCGNFVSTGNSSRKRKREDDHKIAAYTQLGNKSEFSGNTEGGTAIAAYTYLENKYEFSRRIQLIAGKLRDVGHDVSRTLKIDVSNFVVTSSLSQSTPQDTRLTSSYLVEPKVYGRHSEMESILKLMASNRSNGITVLPIVGIGGIGKTTLAQLVYNDPIVTNQLQIKIWVCVSDNFNVVRLTREMLDCVSKQRQAETSNLNRLQEDLEKHMKSRRFLIVLDDVWDDMNEHSWNKLLAPLKRNEAMGNMILVTTRKLPVAEMTRTVEPIMLGALEGDDFWLLFESYAFGDQQYQDQRLYNIGKQIAQDLRGNPLAAKTVGALLRRDINFAYWTKIRKSEEWKSLQESEGIMSTLKLSYDCLPGHLQHCFRYCCLFPKDYQFDGADLVRIWISQGFVDGSRTSKSLEDTGNDYLADLVDSGFFQKIGRDWHSPECFVMHDLMHDLAWKVSRAELGTIDGRGCEEILPTVRHVSIVTDCTFSHENIKKKLRQIKSVRKLRSLLLIGHYDPSFFEDFQNMFKQAENLRLLRISATYADFVSFLHNLEYCTHLRYLKLYNKGSGEALPISLSKFYHLEVLDAGHPTIVRGMNDLISMRYLLVTKGARSSVTSVSKMSNHQDVQNFTDQNSSCSEIIQLQAMNKLVQLGVFQLENVSGAEAYGAKLRDKQHLQKLHLSWKDTLSQDESASDTSFEPSVDTKSEEESLAMDDSDPGSEPFMDIETEEDSSPMDDINNDQSSEHFIDTSREVLEGLEPHHNLKHLQISGYSGATSPAWLGTSVSCLQTLHLEDCGEWQMLPSLGRLLFLTKLKLRNMQKVTEAMIPSLEELVLIEMPKLERCSCNSVRDLNSSLRILNIQRCSELKVFPLFESCEKHKIEKKSWLSHLRELTFLDCPHLTISNPLPPSSSICKLSVARVSTVPSMEGSSNGKLIIGGISFDKDSDGLTNLDDKIVSFHNLRALTRLQIGQCPNLLSISLEGFRQLISLKSLEIDYCGKLFSSVVVPEHTHEYMADANFIALPSLKHLRINSCGITVKWLAVILKHVMALEELHLENLNISGLLIEGKESGLSHLTSAPRASSPGNRDDAMTSSTPDGLLRVPSKIIPSLKKMSIRYCRNLTFQMSKEGFAGFTSLEELTVWECPRLISSLVHKDENNDQGTGRWLLPHSLGKLEINHSTEILQPCFEENHTCLKKLQIWGSPSLKCLQLDSCTALEEMTIGGCGSLTALEGLQSLGSLRYLIVCRCPGLPPCLEHLSRGYELCPRLERLQIDDYSFLTESFCKHLTSLQRLELDTFLIEVTKLTDEQERALQLLTSLQELQFVYCTKLADLPVGLHSLPSLKSLEIFGCRNISRLPEKGLPPSLEELEIRGCSLNLTEQCRILASKLKVRIDGEYVH; this is translated from the exons ATGACGGTGAGAGAAGCTGTGGTGGAAGCTGCGATCGGATGGCTGGTGGAAAGCGTCATGAACCTCTTCACTGAAAAGTTGGTTGCATGGACTCACAAAGTTGGGCTTGCCGACGATGTGGAGGAGCTCAAGTCAGCCATGAGGTATGTCCAGATGGTGCTTGCTGCTGCCAACGGGAGGAAGATGGAGAACGAGCCGCTGGCTCAGTCTCTGAGTGATCTCAAGGGGCTGCTGTACGACGCCGAGGACGTGTTGGACGAGCTCGACTACTACCGCCTCAAAGAAGAGGTCACAAGTG ATAATACTGCAACTTCATCCGTGTGGTGGTTTAGCTCCATTATTAAACAATTTGGAAGCACTATAATCGACAAATGTGGTAACTTTGTCTCCACGGGCAACTCGagtagaaaaaggaaaagagaagatgACCACAAGATTGCTGCCTACACGCAACTGGGAAACAAGAGTGAGTTTTCTG GCAATACTGAGGGCGGTACAGCTATTGCTGCCTACACATACCTTGAAAACAAGTATGAGTTTTCTCGTAGGATACAACTCATTGCTGGTAAACTACGAGATGTTGGCCATGATGTCAGTCGCACTCTCAAAATAGATGTATCGAACTTCGTTGTAACTTCAAGTTTGAGTCAGAGTACACCCCAGGACACACGTCTAACATCATCATATCTTGTTGAGCCCAAAGTGTACGGGAGGCATTCAGAGATGGAATCCATCCTAAAGCTAATGGCAAGTAACAGATCCAATGGCATAACTGTCCTACCGATTGTTGGCATAGGAGGCATTGGGAAGACAACTCTAGCCCAGCTTGTGTACAATGATCCGATAGTTACAAATCAGCTTCAGATAAAGATATGGGTTTGCGTGTCTGATAACTTTAATGTGGTTAGGCTGACAAGGGAGATGTTAGACTGTGTCTCTAAACAAAGGCAAGCAGAAACAAGCAACTTGAACAGGCTTCAGGAGGATCTAGAGAAACACATGAAATCTAGGAGGTTtctaattgtcttggatgatgtCTGGGATGACATGAACGAACACTCTTGGAACAAACTATTAGCTCCTTTGAAACGTAACGAGGCAATGGGTAATATGATACTTGTGACAACTCGAAAATTGCCTGTTGCAGAAATGACAAGGACAGTTGAACCAATCATGTTAGGTGCTTTGGAAGGGGATGATTTCTGGCTACTATTTGAATCATATGCATTTGGTGATCAACAATATCAAGATCAAAGGTTGTACAATATTGGGAAGCAAATAGCTCAAGATTTGAGGGGGAACCCATTAGCAGCGAAAACTGTAGGTGCGCTATTAAGAAGGGATATTAACTTTGCTTATTGGACTAAGATTCGAAAAAGTGAAGAATGGAAATCCCTACAAGAAAGCGAAGGCATCATGTCTACTTTAAAGCTGAGCTACGATTGCCTACCAGGCCACTTGCAGCATTGCTTCAGGTATTGTTGTCTGTTCCCTAAGGATTATCAGTTTGATGGAGCAGACTTAGTCAGAATTTGGATTTCACAAGGATTTGTGGATGGTAGCCGTACCAGTAAAAGTCTAGAAGACACAGGGAATGACTATTTGGCTGATTTGGTGGACTCGGGCTTCTTTCAGAAAATTGGAAGGGACTGGCATTCTCCGGAATGCTTTGTCATGCATGATCTTATGCATGATTTAGCATGGAAGGTTTCAAGAGCTGAATTAGGGACTATAGATGGCAGGGGCTGTGAAGAAATCTTACCAACTGTGCGCCATGTATCAATAGTTACCGATTGTACATTTTCtcatgaaaatattaaaaaaaaactgcgGCAAATTAAATCTGTGAGAAAGCTGAGGTCCTTGTTGTTAATTGGCCATTATGACCCCTCTTTTTTCGAAGACTTCCAGAATATGTTCAAACAAGCAGAAAATTTACGTTTGCTGCGAATCTCTGCAACTTATGctgattttgtttcttttctgcACAATTTGGAATATTGTACCCATCTTCGCTACCTAAAACTTTATAACAAAGGGAGCGGTGAAGCTTTGCCTATATCTCTGAGCAAGTTTTACCATCTTGAAGTATTAGATGCTGGACACCCAACTATAGTTCGTGGTATGAATGATCTTATCAGCATGAGGTATCTTCTTGTGACAAAGGGAGCACGCTCTTCTGTTACTAGTGTTAGTAAAATGAGCAATCATCAGGATGTGCAGAATTTCACAGATCAAAATTCTAGCTGCTCTGAGATAATACAACTTCAAGCCATGAACAAGCTTGTACAACTTGGTGTGTTTCAACTCGAAAATGTAAGTGGAGCCGAGGCTTATGGGGCAAAACTGAGAGATAAACAACACTTGCAAAAGCTGCACTTGTCTTGGAAGGATACTTTGTCACAGGATGAGTCTGCTAGTGACACGAGCTTTGAACCTTCTGTGGACACAAAATCAGAAGAGGAGAGCCTTGCAATGGATGATAGTGATCCAGGTTCTGAACCTTTTATGGACATAGAAACAGAAGAGGACAGCTCGCCAATGGATGATATTAACAATGACCAAAGTTCTGAACATTTTATAGACACATCAAGAGAGGTGCTTGAGGGTCTTGAACCACATCACAACCTAAAGCATCTACAGATTTCTGGGTACAGCGGTGCTACCTCCCCAGCTTGGCTTGGTACTTCAGTTTCCTGTTTGCAGACGCTTCATCTCGAGGATTGTGGAGAATGGCAAATGCTTCCATCTCTGGGAAGGCTATTGTTTCTTACAAAGCTGAAGTTAAGGAATATGCAGAAAGTAACAGAAGCAATGATTCCTTCACTGGAGGAGCTGGTGCTGATTGAAATGCCAAAGTTGGAGAGATGTTCCTGCAATTCTGTGAGGGATTTGAACTCTAGTTTAAGGATACTGAATATCCAGAGATGCAGTGAACTGAAGGTCTTTCCTCTTTTTGAGAGCTGCGAGAAACACAAAATCGAGAAGAAGTCATGGTTGTCCCATCTTAGAGAGCTTACCTTCCTTGATTGTCCTCATTTAACGATATCAAATCCTCTACCaccttcaagtagcatctgtaAACTATCCGTTGCAAGAGTTTCAACAGTTCCATCAATGGAGGGATCATCCAACGGAAAATTGATAATTGGAGGGATTTCTTTTGATAAGGATTCCGATGGGCTGACAAACCTGGACGACAAAATTGTGTCATTCCATAATCTGAGGGCCCTAACTCGCTTGCAGATAGGACAGTGCCCAAATCTATTGTCTATTTCACTCGAAGGTTTCAGGCAACTCATCAGCTTAAAGAGTTTGGAAATAGACTACTGCGGAAAACTTTTCTCTTCAGTTGTTGTACCAGAGCATACCCATGAATACATGGCAGACGCAAATTTCATTGCCCTCCCATCTCTCAAGCATCTCAGGATTAATTCATGTGGAATAACTGTGAAGTGGCTAGCTGTGATATTGAAACATGTGATGGCCCTAGAGGAGTTGCATTTAGAGAATCTGAATATATCAGGGCTATTGATAGAAGGGAAAGAGAGTGGTTTATCACATCTCACCTCAGCTCCACGGGCTTCATCACCAGGAAATCGAGATGACGCAATGACAAGCTCAACTCCAGACGGGCTGCTGCGTGTTCCATCAAAAATCATCCCCTCTCTCAAGAAAATGTCTATACGGTATTGCCGCAACCTAACATTTCAGATGAGCAAGGAAGGCTTCGCTGGATTCACCTCACTTGAGGAGCTAACAGTTTGGGAATGCCCCAGGCTGATATCGTCTTTGGTGCATAAAGACGAAAACAATGACCAGGGAACCGGAAGATGGCTTCTCCCGCACTCACTTGGCAAACTTGAGATCAACCATTCCACAGAAATTCTGCAGCCCTGCTTCGAGGAGAACCACACCTGCCTCAAAAAACTACAAATATGGGGCAGCCCAAGTTTGAAATGTCTACAGCTGGATTCCTGCACAGCACTGGAAGAGATGACGATTGGTGGTTGTGGATCGCTCACTGCGCTAGAGGGCTTGCAATCCCTCGGCAGTCTCAGATATTTGATAGTATGCCGCTGCCCTGGTTTACCTCCGTGTTTGGAGCATCTGTCAAGGGGCTATGAGCTGTGCCCTCGACTGGAAAGGCTTCAGATCGATGACTACTCTTTCCTTACCGAGTCATTCTGCAAGCACCTCACCTCCCTCCAACGCCTAGAACTTGACACTTTTCTGATTGAAGTGACGAAACTAACGGATGAGCAAGAGAGAGCGCTTCAGCTCCTCACGTCCCTGCAAGAGCTCCAATTTGTGTATTGCACCAAACTCGCAGATCTTCCTGTGGGTCTGCACAGCCTTCCCTCCCTCAAGAGTTTGGAGATATTCGGTTGCCGGAATATCTCAAGGCTGCCGGAAAAGGGCCTCCCACCTTCCCTCGAAGAGCTGGAGATCAGAGGTTGCAGTTTGAATCTAACCGAGCAATGCAGGATACTAGCGAGTAAGCTAAAGGTCAGAATTGATGGTGAATATGTGCATTGA